Genomic DNA from uncultured Methanospirillum sp.:
ATCAGGTAGGTATACAGATAGCACTGTAGAATTTCTTCACGGTATCAAGTCTTCAATATTTTTCCAGAAAAAATAGTCCCATTCTTCACGATTGTGAAAAATCATATTAGACACGGCTCTTATCTCCGGTTGCATTTATCTGTAAACCCTGGAGATTCAAGATACCATTCGATACCAACTATTTGGCTCGTATATCTGGTTTATCTTCATATTCTCATGCAAGGTGGGCACTTATGCTACAATAATTATGGTATTATTGGATGACAATGAATGAAAAAGGGAAAAAAGTCCTGGTTATTCCAGGGGAAGATCATCTATTCCTTCTTCATACGTAAAGACATCATTAATATCAACGTTGAAGACTCGTGCAATTCGATATCCAATAAGTAAAGAAGGATAATATTTTCCTTTTTCAATAGAAATTATGGTATTTCGGGTAACCCCGACTAACTGTGCAAGTGTCTCCTGGGTCATATCATACTCAGCCCGGAAGACTTTTATTCTGTTTTTCATATTGAATGTGACTAGTATTTTCGACGGTAGTATAAATAAAAAGAACCATAGACTAAAAGAAGAAATATTAAAAGAGATCCACCGATTCTAGCCATCAGATCATATTCATAGTATGGCCGCAATCCTTCCTGCCAGAATGTTGCATACGATCCTGCATCCTGGTATGTCATATCTTCGATATTCCTGATAAGATATGATCTCAAGGTTGGATTCGAGATATCCAGAGGATTAAGATACTGTATGGTCACTGACATTGATCGTGTATTATCATCATTGGTAACAATATGTCCGTTTATTTTTGGAATATATGCAGAACTTACTGAAAGAGAAAACAGAATTGATGTAATTATAATACCGGTTACAAACAAAACCTCAAGGGTTCTCATAGCAGCATCTCCATGAATACGCTGATTAAGTTCATCATCCAGGATTGGAGATACAATCTTGCGACCGGAATATCCCACAATTACTGCCAGAGGAATAATTATTAACGGAATCCAGATGAGTCCTGATATAATTGACCATCCTACCATTATTCCTGCCAGAATTGCTATTCCAATAATCCATACCACATAATGAATATATTTCATACTGATCGCTGTGTCAGGATAAAACGGGATGTTCCAGAAAAAAATATGCCCGGTTTCTGATCTGAATTAGATAAGGGGCTTATGAATGAAGCAGTCACCTCGTATAAATTAGGAGAAAGATCTGAACTGTTGGCAGTCCATGACCACCGGTGAACTGGATTATCATCTGCAAAAACCCTGGTATATCCCATCAATCCTAAAAATGATTTAAAGGTTGTTTTAGAACTAAATTCGTCAGTTCTCTCTGTAAAAGCCGGGGTAATTTTTAGACTGATAATACTTCCTGACTGTAAATTTGTTGTTCCTGAAATCACGATCTGATCTCCGGCCTGAACATCTCTCACAGAATTAAGACTGATATACAGAGATGAAATTGAATCTGGAGTATTTGGCAGAGTATCTGAAGAATTGTTATATCCGCCGGTGGACACCTGCTCATAATAAACTGAGGTATCATCTGACGATGAATCATTATATGGTGAAGAAATATCATCTGGTCTGTCAGGTAGAGTTGAGATAGAGAGTGTGGATAAGACGATTACCGCACCAATTAAAACGAGAAGAATCGTTGCTCCAATTGCAACAGATTTGTATACTCTTTTTACTGACATTCCTGGTGTTCTGCGTGAAGGAACCAATATTTTCCGAGGAGATGTATTATTGGTTATCCGAAGATCCTTCTGTTCAATTTCATTTATGAATAGATAAAGGTGGTTAATATAGTCTAGTTGAATTGGTCAAACTTGACATAGAAACCAATTATTTTACAGTAAACTGTGTATGAGCTTGAATGTCTCCTTTTTTCCATTCACCTTTCCTAAGGTCTCCGTTACTTATGGAACAAGTAACATTGTACACACCGGGTGTAAAGGCGATAGTATCAATGGCATTAGATACCCGGTTTACTGTGTCATTCCCTTTTACAACCATAGAATTTGATGAGATATATTGGTATTCACCGGTATATTGTGGCGAGGACTGCGTTTGATCCGGTCCAATCTCCCATAGGATCTCGGTTCCTACTGGTAGATCTGTTGAGCCGAGAATGAGGAACTTATCACCTACCTTCTTTGGATCTATCGTATTCAGAAAGATAAACCCATTGGTTATGTTTTGATTGGGTTTATTCGTAGAATTATCAATCAGGACCTGTCCCTTCATGAAGATCGTCAGGTTTGAAGATGTATTACCAAAAACAATCCCATCAGGCGTAAAATTTAGAATATGAGTAACATTTACTTTATATCGTCCATATCCGAAGCCAGAAGTATCCATCGCTACAGACCAGATATTCTGATCTCCTTGTCCGGGAAAAACCATTGCATCAGTACCTGAACCGGTACAAAAATCAGAACAATCAACATAAATAAGGCTGACTTCAAGGTGAGAATCCTTAGGGAGTGTAGTGTTTCCTGATACTACGAGAAGATCCCCGATATTTGTAGATGGAACAGCATTGATAGTAATAATCGGATCTTCCATCTGTTCCGCACTCACAGATATGATAATCATAGACATTATCATCAGGAAAAACCCCAGTGTAATCCTGGTTTGTAGTTTCATATAGGGCACCTCTTCTATGTTCTCATAGGTAGTGTATGTATAAATAATTTGGCATTATGCCCAATATGTTGTGCACAATGAACACAACTAAAGCTATATTTCCTGATTTTTGTGAAAAAGGTCTCATGAGAAAGGGGATCAACCCATATATATCAGATCTCGGCCGTGTATTCTGATTATCTGAACAACTTTGACATTTGGCAACTATTCAACTTGTCCCAGCATCCTTACCCATATGATGAAAAGATAATCATGTGAAAAATCTGTAGAACAGGAAGATAGATGGATATCAAATACCTATAAACGACCATAACACGGCTAAAAAGGAACATTATGAGGAGTTGTCTATGTCTCGGGAGTTACTTTTCTTCTGACCCGGCATGGATTTCCGACAGCGACCACATCATCAGGAATATCTTTTGTAACCACACTTCCTGCCCCGATAACTGAATTATTCCCTATCGTTACCCCGGGAAGGATGATCGATCCACCTCCTATCCAGACGTTATCTCCTATTGTTACCGGATATGCACACTCAAGATGAGAACGTCTTGCAGATGGGTGTACAGGATGTGTGGCAGTGTAGATCTGGACCCCGGGTCCGAGTAACGTGTTCTCCCCGATCTGAACACGAGCACAATCAAGGATCACACAGTTTGAAATTCGCGTAAAAATTCTTCCCAAAGGTGATATTAACGCCATAATCACAGAAAAACGGAGGTTCAATGAAGACTGTTTTATCAACCGGCTGCATGACCAGTTTCTCTAATAATCGTCTCCTGACCTTTGGAATCTCATCGGTCCGGTTATATCTCTTGATCATCTTCCGGGCTCTCTTCCGAATCGATACGAGATACTCATCTGAACTATCATATTCAAACCCCTCTAGCATCTTCTTCCATTCACTCATATCACGTTTCATTCTATCAATTCCGAAAATAATTACAGATATTTATGATGACGAAACTTTCATTCCCTTGTATAAGCCTGATGCGACAGAACAGGAACCTGAGAATGATATCATATAGCAATCCCTTTTAGATAATCAACCGCCGGGGTATAGGCACATAAGAGGAAGACTACATGTACCGATCGATTCGTGGTACTTATGCTCTCGTCATCAATAATTCATCTACCGTATGGTTCATCTTCGGTTCAATATTTCCTGGCACTTGACTATCATCAGGTTTAGGACCAGGTAGAACAATGTCGATTTTGCTATCTGCAGATACTGAATTATCGAAGATAGTACCGTGAAAAAAATAGAGATTCCAGATAGTATACCTGATGGTACGCTATCAGTATCTGATAATAATGTGCCTGATTACCAAATCCTGAATTATAAGATTTATGGAGGAAACCAAATAATATCCAGCCACATTTCGAATAATTTATCCCTATTAAAATTAGATTCCTCGTTGAACCATATGAGATTACTGTGGCTCTGTACTGGATTATTCTGTCTCATTCTGTTATGCGGGACAGTATATGCAGATGATCGAAATGATGCAACAAAATACACCATTGCCATTCAGGAAGAGAAGAACAATACTCCTGCATGAAATAACAATGATGAGGATTTTCTCTTCGCAAACAAAGGGTTTTTGGCAACCGATGACCCCCTGATTATTCAATCTGCATATCCCGGGATAACATCATGGGATATGGAGGCATACAAAGCCATTGCCAATGGAACCAGACCGGATACGATAAATCCATTACTCTATCGGCAGTTCCTGCTCAACAATATTAATGGAGTATTCAACGTAACTGACGACATCTATCAGGTCAGGGGATACGATGTCACATCGATGAGCTTCATCAAGGGGAATACCGGCTGGATTATCGTAGATCCCATGATATCAGTTGAGACAGCAAAGGCTGCAATGGATCTGGTGAACAGAACAATCGGTCACTATCCGGTAAAAGCGGTAATCTATTCGCATCCTCACGCTGACCACTACCAGGGAGTCAAGGGAATAGTCTCTGATGAAGACGTAGCAAACGGAGATGTTCAGATCATTGCTCCTGAAAACTTCATGGAACACGCAGTGAGCGAGAATGTCTATGCTGGCAATGCCATGCAACGCCGGGCTAACTACCAGTATGGTATACAATTACCCAAGGATGCAAAAGGAAACATTGACATCGGCCTTGGAAAGAGCCCTTCAGTCGGAACAGCATCTCTCATTGCACCAACCATGGATATTACCCACACCGGGCAGAAGGTTACGATCGATGGAGTGAACATGGAGTTCCATCTGTCAGAGAATACCGAGGCACCGGTAGAACTTGATATCTGGTTCCCACAGAAGAATGCCCTTCTGGTATCTGAAGACTGTACAGCAACATTTCATAATCTCCTGACCCTTCGGGGAGCACAGGTCCGTGATCCACTCGCCTGGTCACGATCTCTTGATGAAGTCAGGCAACTGTACGGTGATAAGGCTGAAGTCATGTTCAGTTCTCATCACTGGCCACGATTCGGTAACGACAAAGTAATAGAGATTCTTGAGAACCAGCGTGATTTGTACAAATACGTCAACGATCAAACCCTGAATCTCATCAATAAGGGATACACCATGGATGAGATCTCGAACATGATCCATCCTCCGGATTCCTTAAAGGAATTCTGGTATACCTATGGGTTCTATGGTCAGATGTACATGGGAGTCAAGGCTACCTACCAGAAGTATCTCGGATTTTATGATGGAAATCCAATAAATCTCAACCGTCTCACTCCGGTAGAGTATGCAAAAGAGATCACTTCATACATGGGAGGGCCGGAAGCAGCACTCAGTCATCTGCAGCAGGATTATGATGCAGGAAAGTATGAACTGGTAGCCAGTATTGCAAATTACCTGGTATTTGCTGATCCGACAAACATGCAGGCCAGGGAGATGGAAGCTGCAGCACTTGAGCAACTCGGATACCAGGAAGTTTCAGGAACCGCCAGGAATGCATACCTCTCCGGAGCCCAGGATCTCAGAAGAACCACTCCAATCAATGAAATGAGCGGCATTTCATCGGATATTATGTCTGCTATGTCAGTTTCAGAGTTACTGGATTATATCTCAGTCAGGGTCAACGGAGAGAAAGCCAAAGATGAGGACTACCAGATCAATCTGAAACTGACCGATACTGGTGATAAAGCACTGATCCAGGTAAAGAATGAGGTACTCATGTACTGGGTGGACTCATCATCACCAACTGCAGATGTAACCGTTGAGATGCCACGCAAAACACTTGAACAACTGGCTCTTGATCCCTCAGAAACTCTGGAAGATGTGACAACTACCGGCGATGCTGCGACATTTGACCGGTTTGTCTCTATGTTGGATGTATTTGATCCAGGGTTTAACATTGTCACCCCCTGATTTTTTCCTTTTTTCTAGCCAGAACCTTCATGCTCCATGATCTATCATGCCCTTGATATGATCCGCCATCATATCCGGATATTCAGTAATCCGGTTAATCATCAGGAATTCTGTCTGTTTCAACTGTGCATGGGTTCCGGTTTGACATAGGAGAAGCAGGACATTGGGTTGAGCGAAAGGGCGTTCCGATCAGAGGAATGAAGGCAGATGTATTGAAAATGTGCGGTCCCGGGGATATCCTGGTTCTCATCCGACATGATGAGAACATCTGCATTCCTGAAGATCAAAAAATTCGTGAAATAAAGAGAATCTGATATGTTCAGATTTCGGCCCACTTACGATGACTTAACACGATGCCAGGCGTTCACATTATCCGGATTGCACGACCGATGGCACTATAGACTTTGTCCACATCATCCAGTCTCCACTATTCTTCCAGACAAAATTATCTGACGTTGTTCTCCGACTACGTTAGGAACCGGGAGATCATCTCACCGACCCTGACCGGCTCCTGAAAGATAAGTCCATGACCGGTATCTTCAACAACGACGAGTTCTACTCCTGGTATTGCATCTGCAAGAATGGTTGCATTTTCTGGTGGTGTAACAATGTCCCGGTCTCCGGTGATCACCAAAACCGGTTTTTTGATGAGATGGAGCTCTGGATATATGCCCTTCCAGGTTGCAAGAGCCTCATACTGCTCCATAACAGATCGTGGATCAGCCACTTCTCCGTGGTCAACAAACCAGCTCATCGGGTCCGGGTACTGTTTCTTGAATGATTCAGTCAGAAGGAGGCGACCAGCACGTTCAAGATATGCATGAATATCAGGCAGCTCCTTTCCCATCTCTTCGGTGATCCGGTCATCCCGGAGGATACACTCTGATCCACCGCAGTCGGCACCTATGAGGACCAGATGGTCTACCAATTCCGGATACCGGATCGAAAACTCAAGCCCGATCGATCCTCCCATGGAATAACCTACAATGTGAACCGGGCCATCTGCCAGTTGAGTAATCAGATCATGGAGATCCTGAGCCCCCTGGGGTATGGTGAACTTCACCGACGGGTTCATCATACCTGAAACGCCCCGGTGATTGTAGAGAATAACCCGGAACGAGGCGGCAAGGGTTGATATCAATTTCCCGGGCCATTCGTCCAGTGTCATACCATAACCGAGGACAAAGACGATGGTGGGTCCGGCTCCCCGGATGATATACCTGAGAGGAATGTTATCCTGAGTGAGGATCTCGGTCATATGATATCTTTACACATCGTGAGGGATATTAATGATATTCAACCGGTCCGGTATACCGGAGTCCGGGGTTTTATGTGCGGTTGAAAAAAACTGATTTCGTGATTCAGGTAGAGAGGGTGAGGTGACCTTGAATGAACGGTTCAACCCTCACTCTTAAGGAATATTGGATTAGTCCTATCTGTTTTAAAAATAATTATGCCGAATACAGTCTTCAGGGTGGGGTCTGACACATGACCCAGGGTATATTAATTCGTTGAAAAATCAGCAGTGACAGTTTATCTTGTCTGATATAATGCAACTATTTCAATATCCATGAGAAGAAATAGACGGATGGGAATTATGATGGATATGCCTTAAACACAAGGTAACTTATCTATTAAACCGGAACAAATGGAATAGTATCTTGGGAAGTCTATTATGACTGAAGATATTATATTGACCATACCATCCTCGCTGGCCAGGGAGATGAAACTACCTCCAGATACCATCAGAGAGGAACTTCTTAGTGAACTTGCTATCAGCCTATACCAACGGGAAATAGTCACATCAGCCCAGGCTTGTCGGTTATTAGGAATTGAACGTTACCAGTTTGAAGGACTTCTCTGGAAGCGGCATATCCCGGTTCATTACTCAGACGAAGATCTTGATCAGGATATTAGGTATGCAACTGGTAATATCTGACTCATCCACCCTCATACACCTGGCAGCAGTGAACCGGTTCGATCTAATCAGAACATATTACCCTTCAATAATCCTTCCCCGTTCTGTATACCAGGAAGTCGTGACCTGTGGTACGCAAAAGCCTGGTTGTGAAGAAGTCCTCCAGGGGGTAAAAAATGGGGAAATTTCTCTTCGGGATGTTCAGAATACCCGTTTAGTGTCCAGCCTCTGTCATGAGATCCACAGGGGAGAAGCAGAAGTCATCGCTCTTGGTGTTGAATGTGATGATGCATTCCTTCTCCTCGATGATCATGATGCCCGTCATATTGCTGACAGATTCGGTCTCCGTTATACCGGTATTATCGGGATCTTCATCAGAGCTAGAAGAGATGGGAATATATCCTCACTCCGGAGAGAGTTAGAAAGATTACGAACAGATGGACGGTTCTGGATCTCTGAATTAACTCTACAGAGAGCACTTCAAGTAGTTGGTGAAGAATAACCCTCCCCGTTGTCTCCATTTATTACCTATCATCCGTATTGAATAATCATCATGTATCCGACGGGCACAGATCAAGGCCGATTTATCAATTAACCAGGAATTGATCCTTCACTTCTGGTAGTTTGGGAAAGATATACATACCAGCCAGAAGAAAACCGGTTCGAAAGCGAAGGTTATTGACCAATTATCCACGGGTCTTTGCAAAGAGTTCCCTGCTATGAATGGTTTCTCAGTAAGAGATCTCAAATACCTCCGGTCATCTGTTGCAGTATGTCATGACTTGAATTTGTGCAAGAGCTACTTGCACATTTCCCAAATTTCATTCCCATCATAACAAGAAATATTACCGGATGAAATCTAATTAAATTTCGTTCCTGGTTCTCAAAACCGGTAATCGATGATACCATCCGCTTTCGAATGAGAGAAGTGTGTTTTCTTATCATCTGATCAGGAGACCGGGATCTATTCTATCTTTTTTTCCCGGTGATGATCAGAAGCGTTGCATTATGATCATAGGGACTCCCGTCAAAGTCACCGTAAGCCTGGATCTCTGTAAATCCTGCCATTTCACAGAGTCTGATAAGGTCACTGGCCGCATAGAGGCTGTGTTCAAATGCGAAGGTTCTGATATTCTCCCCTCTGATAAGGGTCCATTCGCTCATGATCCTGTTCCAGTTCTCCAGGATCTCATGAGTCTGGATAAACAGCCCGTCTTCAGTCTTTGATGCAGTA
This window encodes:
- a CDS encoding helix-turn-helix transcriptional regulator, producing the protein MKNRIKVFRAEYDMTQETLAQLVGVTRNTIISIEKGKYYPSLLIGYRIARVFNVDINDVFTYEEGIDDLPLE
- a CDS encoding DUF2178 domain-containing protein, whose product is MKYIHYVVWIIGIAILAGIMVGWSIISGLIWIPLIIIPLAVIVGYSGRKIVSPILDDELNQRIHGDAAMRTLEVLFVTGIIITSILFSLSVSSAYIPKINGHIVTNDDNTRSMSVTIQYLNPLDISNPTLRSYLIRNIEDMTYQDAGSYATFWQEGLRPYYEYDLMARIGGSLLIFLLLVYGSFYLYYRRKY
- a CDS encoding sugar O-acetyltransferase: MILDCARVQIGENTLLGPGVQIYTATHPVHPSARRSHLECAYPVTIGDNVWIGGGSIILPGVTIGNNSVIGAGSVVTKDIPDDVVAVGNPCRVRRKVTPET
- a CDS encoding maltose acetyltransferase domain-containing protein, with the translated sequence MKRDMSEWKKMLEGFEYDSSDEYLVSIRKRARKMIKRYNRTDEIPKVRRRLLEKLVMQPVDKTVFIEPPFFCDYGVNITFGKNFYANFKLCDP
- a CDS encoding alkyl sulfatase dimerization domain-containing protein yields the protein MATDDPLIIQSAYPGITSWDMEAYKAIANGTRPDTINPLLYRQFLLNNINGVFNVTDDIYQVRGYDVTSMSFIKGNTGWIIVDPMISVETAKAAMDLVNRTIGHYPVKAVIYSHPHADHYQGVKGIVSDEDVANGDVQIIAPENFMEHAVSENVYAGNAMQRRANYQYGIQLPKDAKGNIDIGLGKSPSVGTASLIAPTMDITHTGQKVTIDGVNMEFHLSENTEAPVELDIWFPQKNALLVSEDCTATFHNLLTLRGAQVRDPLAWSRSLDEVRQLYGDKAEVMFSSHHWPRFGNDKVIEILENQRDLYKYVNDQTLNLINKGYTMDEISNMIHPPDSLKEFWYTYGFYGQMYMGVKATYQKYLGFYDGNPINLNRLTPVEYAKEITSYMGGPEAALSHLQQDYDAGKYELVASIANYLVFADPTNMQAREMEAAALEQLGYQEVSGTARNAYLSGAQDLRRTTPINEMSGISSDIMSAMSVSELLDYISVRVNGEKAKDEDYQINLKLTDTGDKALIQVKNEVLMYWVDSSSPTADVTVEMPRKTLEQLALDPSETLEDVTTTGDAATFDRFVSMLDVFDPGFNIVTP
- a CDS encoding alpha/beta hydrolase, whose protein sequence is MTEILTQDNIPLRYIIRGAGPTIVFVLGYGMTLDEWPGKLISTLAASFRVILYNHRGVSGMMNPSVKFTIPQGAQDLHDLITQLADGPVHIVGYSMGGSIGLEFSIRYPELVDHLVLIGADCGGSECILRDDRITEEMGKELPDIHAYLERAGRLLLTESFKKQYPDPMSWFVDHGEVADPRSVMEQYEALATWKGIYPELHLIKKPVLVITGDRDIVTPPENATILADAIPGVELVVVEDTGHGLIFQEPVRVGEMISRFLT
- a CDS encoding UPF0175 family protein, with the translated sequence MTEDIILTIPSSLAREMKLPPDTIREELLSELAISLYQREIVTSAQACRLLGIERYQFEGLLWKRHIPVHYSDEDLDQDIRYATGNI
- a CDS encoding DUF3368 domain-containing protein, which translates into the protein MQLVISDSSTLIHLAAVNRFDLIRTYYPSIILPRSVYQEVVTCGTQKPGCEEVLQGVKNGEISLRDVQNTRLVSSLCHEIHRGEAEVIALGVECDDAFLLLDDHDARHIADRFGLRYTGIIGIFIRARRDGNISSLRRELERLRTDGRFWISELTLQRALQVVGEE